A genomic region of Candidatus Pseudomonas phytovorans contains the following coding sequences:
- a CDS encoding SDR family oxidoreductase, producing MSGHSGLDYNGKVVLVTGGTKGIGAGIARSFLAAGAKVVVCGRNLPEQLPSVAQAQADFIAADVRDQASLQALFDNIRLAYGRLDVLINNAGGSPSAEAASASPRFHEGIIRLNLIAPLNVAQQANLMMQAQADGGCIVFIGSISGLRASPGTAAYGAAKAGVLALVQSLAAEWAPKVRVVAVSPGLVRTELAHLHYGDEQGIAAVSAGIPAGRMAAPEDIGNACLYIASPLATYASGCNLLLHGGGERPAYLGAAQAAPH from the coding sequence ATGAGTGGTCACTCGGGGCTGGATTACAACGGCAAGGTGGTATTGGTCACCGGTGGAACCAAGGGCATTGGCGCCGGCATTGCCCGCAGCTTTCTGGCCGCAGGGGCCAAGGTGGTCGTGTGTGGGCGCAACCTGCCCGAGCAATTGCCGAGCGTGGCGCAGGCGCAGGCGGACTTCATTGCCGCCGATGTGCGCGACCAGGCTTCCTTGCAAGCCCTGTTCGACAACATCCGCCTCGCTTACGGGCGCCTTGATGTGCTGATCAACAACGCCGGCGGCAGCCCCTCGGCCGAAGCCGCCAGCGCCTCGCCGCGTTTTCATGAGGGGATCATCCGCCTCAACCTGATTGCGCCGCTCAATGTCGCCCAGCAAGCCAACCTGATGATGCAGGCCCAGGCCGACGGCGGTTGCATCGTGTTTATTGGCAGCATCAGCGGCCTGCGCGCCTCGCCGGGCACGGCAGCGTACGGCGCAGCCAAGGCCGGCGTGCTGGCCCTGGTGCAGTCGCTGGCAGCGGAGTGGGCGCCCAAGGTGCGGGTGGTGGCGGTAAGCCCGGGCCTGGTACGCACCGAGCTTGCCCACCTGCACTATGGCGACGAGCAAGGCATCGCTGCGGTCAGCGCCGGTATCCCGGCCGGGCGCATGGCGGCACCCGAGGACATCGGCAACGCCTGCCTCTATATCGCTTCACCGCTCGCCACCTACGCCAGCGGTTGCAACCTGTTGCTGCATGGCGGTGGTGAACGCCCGGCTTATCTCGGTGCGGCGCAGGCTGCCCCGCACTGA